In Musa acuminata AAA Group cultivar baxijiao chromosome BXJ3-9, Cavendish_Baxijiao_AAA, whole genome shotgun sequence, a single genomic region encodes these proteins:
- the LOC135583506 gene encoding thioredoxin H4-1-like: MGNCIRKNVRNSGNEDEVDFRGGNVHVITSKSDWEQKIAEANKDGRIVVANFSATWCSPCRTVAPVYRELSEKYPSLIFVTIDVDNLMDFCLSWDISATPTFFFLKDGQQLDKLIGANGPELEHKIRLLDQSCQAPTDATLPLR, translated from the exons ATGGGAAACTGCATAAGAAAG aatGTGAGAAATAGTGGCAATGAAGATGAGGTAGATTTTCGAGGTGGAAATGTGCATGTAATAACCAGCAAAAGTGACTGGGAACAGAAGATTGCAGAAGCAAACAAGGATGGCAGGATA GTTGTGGCAAACTTCAGTGCAACTTGGTGCAGTCCATGCAGGACGGTTGCACCTGTTTACAGGGAGCTATCTGAAAAGTATCCTTCACTGATATTCGTGACAATAGATGTGGATAATTTGATG GATTTTTGTTTGTCGTGGGACATCTCAGCAACCCCCACATTCTTCTTTCTGAAAGATGGGCAGCAGCTGGATAAGCTCATCGGTGCCAATGGGCCTGAGCTTGAGCATAAGATACGCTTGCTGGATCAATCATGCCAAGCTCCAACTGATGCTACTCTCCCGCTACGATGA